From a single Macrobrachium rosenbergii isolate ZJJX-2024 chromosome 9, ASM4041242v1, whole genome shotgun sequence genomic region:
- the LOC136841983 gene encoding uncharacterized protein: MQEAHHWQEADVGYDWENIFYYNFPWWYDNGNTTWYEEYSGNQNELNKDNLPLNGITYTGSCEKLVCISRDRINRTGEIHPRCCFFNGDWYHHGYPMYLDNCKAQVCSEGSWVEVDHFDPYCCSDIYYKLQYGIISTVGWDAYTETMSGESIMTTTQKMNTFSDTSTTGGTPLARSRRRIGWEYIHDYQYFGKFPWWYDDNGNRSWSEEYSENQNELKKDNLALNGIAYTGSCEQLVCIGRDHINRTGAIHPRCCFFNGDWYHHGYPVYLDNCKPQVCSDGSWVGVDHFDPNCCSDIYYKLQYGIISTVGWDTNTETTSGENIMTTLEEMNIFSSTSTTGGTPLARSRRGIYWENIFYYNFPWWYDNGNTTWYEEYSGNQNELNKDNLPLNGITYTGSCEQLVCIGRDHINRTGAVHPRCTVAFTMVSGIITAIQCTWTTAKHKCVQRVVGWKLITLTHIVVLTYTINYNTALSAQLVGDTYAETTSGENVMSTPHEMNTFSDTSTTGGITLARSRRGIDWEYMYYYQYHYKFPWWYDNNGNTSWSEEYSESQNELKKNNLALNGIAYTGSCEQLVCIGRDHINRTGAIHPRCEYFNFNSSSFIEFCN, encoded by the exons atgcag GAGGCACACCACTGGCAAGAAGCAGACGTGGGATATGattgggaaaatatattttattataatttcccttggtgGTATGACAACGGCAATACAACCTGGTATGAAGAATACTCTGGAAAccaaaatgaattaaacaaagatAACCTTCCTTTGAATGGTATCACTTACACAGGCAGCTGTGAAAAATTAGTTTGCATCAGTAGAGACCGCATCAACAGGACAGGAGAAATTCACCCAAGGT gtTGCTTTTTCAATGGTGACTGGTATCATCATGGCTATCCAATGTACCTGGACAACTGCAAAGCACAAGTGTGTTCAGAGGGTAGTTGGGTGGAAGTTGATCACTTTGACCCATATT gTTGTTCTGACATATACTATAAACTACAATACGGCATAATCAGCACAGTTGGTTGGGACGCCTATACAGAGACCATGTCTGGAGAGAGTATAATGACTACGACACAGAAGATGAATACATTCTCAGACACATCCACTACAGGAGGCACACCACTGGCAAGAAGCAGACGTCGAATAGGCTGGGAATATATACATGATTATCAGTATTTTGGTAAATTCCCATGGTGGTATGATGATAACGGCAATAGAAGCTGGTCTGAAGAATACTCTGAAAAccagaatgaattaaaaaaggaTAACCTAGCTTTGAATGGTATCGCTTACACAGGCAGCTGTGAACAATTGGTTTGCATTGGTCGAGACCACATCAACAGGACAGGAGCAATTCATCCAAGGT gtTGCTTTTTCAATGGTGACTGGTATCATCATGGCTATCCAGTGTACCTGGACAACTGCAAACCACAAGTGTGTTCAGACGGTAGTTGGGTAGGAGTTGATCACTTTGACCCAAATT GTTGTTCTGACATATACTATAAACTACAGTACGGCATAATCAGCACAGTTGGTTGGGACACCAATACAGAGACCACGTCTGGAGAGAATATAATGACCACTCTAGAGGAGATGAATATTTTCTCAAGCACATCCACTACAGGAGGCACACCACTGGCAAGAAGCAGACGTGGGATAtattgggaaaatatattttattataatttcccttggtgGTATGACAACGGCAATACAACCTGGTATGAAGAATACTCTGGAAAccaaaatgaattaaacaaagatAACCTTCCTTTGAATGGTATCACTTACACAGGCAGCTGTGAACAATTAGTTTGCATTGGTCGAGACCACATCAACAGGACAGGAGCAGTTCACCCAAGGT GTACA gtTGCTTTTACAATGGTGAGTGGTATCATCACGGCTATCCAATGTACCTGGACAACTGCAAAGCACAAGTGTGTTCAGAGGGTAGTTGGGTGGAAGTTGATCACTTTGACCCATATT GTTGTTCTGACATATACTATAAACTACAATACGGCATTATCAGCACAGTTGGTTGGGGACACCTATGCAGAGACCACGTCTGGAGAGAATGTAATGAGTACGCCACACGAGATGAATACATTCTCAGACACATCCACTACAGGAGGCATAACACTGGCAAGAAGCAGACGTGGAATAGATTGggaatatatgtattattatcagtatcattataaATTCCCATGGTGGTATGATAATAACGGCAATACAAGCTGGAGTGAAGAATACTCTGAAAGccagaatgaattaaaaaagaataacctAGCTTTGAATGGTATCGCTTACACAGGCAGCTGTGAACAATTAGTTTGCATTGGTCGAGACCACATCAACAGGACAGGAGCAATTCACCCAAGGTGTGAGTATTTCAATTTTAACTCGAGCAGCTTCATTGAATTTTGCAACTAA